From Etheostoma cragini isolate CJK2018 chromosome 3, CSU_Ecrag_1.0, whole genome shotgun sequence:
TTATATGTAGAACctcaaacatttttaacaaaaaccaAAGATATTGTAAAGGTATATGTTCTGAAATTAAACTTTCCCTTCTAGTAACATGGAAAGCAGTATAATAAGTTCACCTCTGTTCCACAACAGGGCATTGGTTCATTTTAAAACTAACAATCAAGATTTTACCCAAAATCTATAATGTTGCTTTTACCTCAGTAGGGGAGTTTTTAAGCCACATGTTtgcacatgtatttttaattgattgaaGCACTTTTATGCTCAaggcagaaaaaataaaaaattgagtcatattatagcatttTAACCCCTTAAGCCTTCACTTACAGCttatattgtaaaaatatattttctcaatttttaGTCATTGCACAGAATCATAGCCTTttgatggtgtgtgtttgatatCTGTGCCaggcatgtgtatgtgtatatgtgtgtgtaagcaaaTGTATACTGGCTGGTGTACCAGCCTCTGCATCTTGGTTACTTTACTTTGAAAGGAAACAATGAGCTTCCTTGTGGATATGAGCAAcgccgtgttttttttttttttgtggttccCACCACCATCAGCTGACGAGTTATCTGAAAGTCACCACATTCACTTTGTCTGACCCCTCTGAACGTCTGCCCATAACACTACTCAGACAATGACAGGCCAGTAATGCATTTGTTGAGAGACAATGTATGACCTTCCAATCAGATCATGTTTTCCTAAAATATGGtttgcagtttatttttgtaagcaTGTTATTGCTGACAATAAAGATTTAGGATTTCAATTGCCATGTGATTGACTATTTTTGATGAAATgtgttaaaatcaataaaaaaaatgtggattttatGTGAAACTGAGATTTCAAGATTCAAGTAAATccattaaatatataattgtgttaaaaatagaGACGATCTTTTTTCCcgttaataaaagaaaaaaagactagatTCAAAAGAAGGCAACGTGCACTAAATGTAGCTGCTGTTGAAGGAAAACATATTTGTACTGGCCTTCAAGACTTACAGTATAAGGAGGACGAAGGGGTGCTTCATCATCCTGGAAGACAATAGATTCTGGGGAAAAGGTGAAAATCAGGGGTGTGTGTTTGCGTTTGGTCGAGTCCCACCAGTGTGTGCGGCGAGTTTTGTGCATTAGTGTTCAACCATCTTTAAAAAGCTCTGTGTCTAGCTGAATAGAAGGAAGTGGCTCTGACTTCCCCAGGAAATGGAAAGAGGAAACCTGGGGGCTTCGACCTCTCTGGCTGCTGTGGAGCCACAAGACCGCTCACAGCAGATAAAGAAGGAGGGAAGAGTGGAGGGTAGACGGACAGAAAGATACTGCCTCTCATTGCGCTCCGTCTGactggaagaagaagaggttGAGAGGAAAATCAGGAATCGATTGGACATAGAGACGTGAGGCCGAAAGATATTTGGTGCCGGGTTTTGGGATTTTGTGTGGAGATGGAGCTTCTCCTTAGAGCTCTGAGTGCTCTGCTCTGCTTCTCGCTGTCCTCACAAAACCTGGATCCTGATGGGAGGAACGTCTGCCACAATATCAGGTACACTTTAACTTTACCCTTACTTACACCTATTTGGATTataacattcatttaaaaaaacagcacaacatTAGCAGTCTTCCTTTAAACTTCCTGAAACTAATTGTAGTTCCAAGGTATTTCTCAAGGAGCTCCACCTTCTCTAGGGGTTTAGGACTCTCCTGCAGAGCTCCTTTATCTGAATAAAGGCCATTTTATGTCTTCATTTCGTTTTCATCATTTTGGGAGACTATTGATAGCGTTTGTTGTTAAATTTTTCCTGCAGTGTTTTATTTGCCAAGTTACAGATTTGTCAGGCTGATTTAATTATTACATTCAGGGACCCCTCCACCCTGGTCTGCTGCACTGGATGGCGTCAAGAGGGAAAAGAGTGCACCATACGTGAGTTTAACTATTGGAATGGACAGCAATCTGCACAAGTTTCACTTTTACGGCCTCCGTATTTGCTTTGTTTAGCTGGCGTTTCAttccctagtgtgtgtgtgtgtgtgtgtatagctgTGTGTGAGGGTGAGCAGGCCTGCCAGAAGGATGAGATCTGTGTGTATCCTGGAGTGTGTCGCTGCCCAGCTGGCTACTACGGAGCTCACTGTAAAACACGTGAGTTACTATAAACAACAAGAGCTGTTTGGCATCAATTTATTGATGTGTCTGTTTTGTCAGTTAGATTTACAATGCACTAAATATTTCAAgtcttatgtttttttgtgtaaaagtgACTATTTAAGGTAATTCAAGATGAAACTAATAACGCTTTTATGTGAATAAAATAGTAAACTAGTGCTTTGGTAGAACTTTTAAATTGTGATATGGGGCCCCGACTAAAAATATTGGGAGTCACTGGTTTAATCTTCAACAATACATTATAAACATTATGATGTGTTTATATGAGAaatcttaatctgaaaagtaaccagtaactatAGCTGTATTCCCTGTTTGTCTGGTTGTTACCAGGCTGTCCTTCTGAGTTCTGGGCTCCAGACTGTCGCCAGGTGTGTCAGTGCTACCCACACGGCCACTGTCACCCCGTCACCGGTGAGTGCACTTGCAACTCCAACCGTTGGGGTCCGCTGTGTCAGTACACCTGCAAGTGCGCCCGGCACGGCCACTGCCACCCGGTCCATGGAAACTGCACCTGCGACGAGGGCTGGTGGATGTCAACCTGCTCCAAGCCGTGCCAGTGCTTCATCGGGGGGTCTGTGGGCCCCGGCTGCGACCAGCTAACAGGCCGGTGTCAGTGCAACAGGGGCCACTGGGGGATGAAATGTCCCATCAGTTGCAACTGTTTTCTGTCGCCATGTAATGAGCGTAccggtgtgtgtgagtgcgagTCAGGCTGGTGGGGTCCAAGCTGTGACCGCCGATGTAACTGTGAtctcacacacagcagctgtgaCCAGGCCAACGGGCAGTGCCTGTGCCACGCAGGGTACCAGGGTCTCTTCTGCAGCCAGCCCTGTGAAGCTGGGAAGTACGGCAGTGGTTGTAAAATGAGGTAGGTGTCAGTAGAtacagatatgtttaaatagCCTACCTGTGTTTTACTGGTAActccttctgtttttgtctcctgTCCTCAGTTGTGGGTACTGTAAAGACAATCAGCTCTGCTCTGCCACCGATGGCGCCTGTGATGCCTGCGAGTCCGGCTGGAATGGGACACGATGCGACCACCCGTGTCCGGCTGGTTCCTATGGTGACGGCTGCCAGGAGAAGTGTCCACGCTGCAGAAATAACGAACCCTGTGACCCCATAACTGGGACATGTTGGAGGTGTGACCCTGGATGGACTGGACCCAGgtgtgcatatgtgtttttTGGCATACATAAGCATGTTTGACCATGTCATTTAGTCCCGGTTAAGGTTAACGAATCATTTGTGGGGTTTTCAAAGTTTACACTATGGTTTGGAAAAAGTTGGCTGTGACATAAAGTTAAAGCCGTTTATTGTGAATGTACtaacatgtaaaacaaatggtTTGACATTTGAAGTGTTTGGTAAGTTTTAATGAAGTTTCTTGATCTTAAATGCTCATTAGACTATGAAAATGAAGGTAGGTGTGTGcgataaagtattttttaaaggtttagGATCAAtgtgaaatgatttatttatgtccTTGGGTCATTGCTCCCTGTCGCCCAGGTGTGAGGAGGCCTGCTCTAACAGGACGTTTGGAGATGCCTGCAGCTTCCTGTGTAGCCcgtgtttccatggtaactgCCATCATGTGACAGGAAGATGTGTCTGTCAGCCAGGCTTTCAGGGAGAGAGGTGATCTTAAAGCAGTGTTTAAACTGTTTCACtctacgttttggtttttaagacATGACTATTGTGTTATGAAACCCTGAAAACTGCTGTAGTGTCCGCAGATTGATTGGCTGACCCTGGAGCATATATAATACATGTATTTGCAAATCTTTAAACTGAGAGAAATGCTTTTAAAGCATACAGTGTGAAGTTTTAACCACATTGATAGCTAAACAGACCTAACTAGGCCAACTCAAAAAACATCACTTTAGTCTAGGCTGCTAATTGATACATACACtatagttttgttttaaaaggtttttgcaAGTTTTAACCCCTTAACTATCAAACTCAAACTCACGcaacgtttttttcttcaaacttaCATTACCATTGCGGTAATGGCAGCTTGGCCTCTAAACAGCACTGCAGTCATGAACTTTGTTCTCATAAGATAAAACCcagaagaaaacagaacaggaaaatattatagttttttttgatTGCCCAACCACAGcgggcacaactggagtcacatgtgcaaaagTCAAACACAGTCTGCACTGCAGCAGTTCACTTGGACCAAactctggttttgtttttcattgctagAACACCGTTTTTAAAACTCTACAAACTCAGCCCATGGCTACAACAACcacctgcacaacactgtggatttacagcacgTTGTTcagatgctaacacactgctgattgcaattttatCTGAAAGACTAAGCaggtgtctttttttatacttgTTAGTGAACATATACGGTATTTACCTAAagaaagctcagaaagcctttttttttatacaaccaCCAGTTAAGAATTAGAGTAAACAATTATACACTGTActgtttgagagaaacaggtaaTAGACCAAAGATACCAACATGTACAGGTCATATGTCTGAcgttacatacacagctattAAAATTAGTGCAAAACTCTATAtctttactatagtaaaactgtgttcttactgtttttcagaaagtaatggagattaaagcaatggaaacaccacattcattagtatttagagatgatgcagataTCCAATGTAATGAAGAAGACTTGCTGCATGCTTTTTTCCCCAGTAATTCCCAAAAAGTAGGAATGTGGCCTaggaccaaaaaaataaataattaaaaaataactcagagaggaaagacggggaGGAGGGAGACCCAACAAAAACACTACAGCAGGAACGGAGCTCGCAGCtcacaaacaacatttacacTGTAGACTTAAAATAGATTGTGATTCAGTGTTCATACACAAGTTGTGTAGTTTGCTGTAGTTtacagtttatgtttttttccagctgTAACAGCACCTGCCCTAACCTGCAGTTTGGCCTCAACTGTTCCTCCATCTGTGACTGTGGTGAGGTGGGCTGTGACCCAGTCACTGGTGTCTGCCCCAACAGTACGTCCGtccatccatcaatcaatccatccatccatctatccatccatcaatccatccatccatccatccatccatccatccatccatccatccatccatcaatccatccatccataagTAGCTGCATGTTGGTACATGGATTACTTTTACGGCCTCcatatttgctttgttttcctgGTGTCTGATTTACTAATGTGCTGTGCTGtaatgtgtggtgtgtgtgtgtgtgtgtgtgtgtgtgtgtgtgtgtgtgtgtgtttgtatcagGTGGCAGAGCTGCTGTACTAGCAGGTGTGCTGGTTCCTTTGCTCCTGTTGCTGCTTGCTGTCCTCTGCTGCTGTTTATGTTGTGGAGGAGGTCCTGTTGATGGCAAAGACAGGTCTGTGTTTCTACTTCCCTCTATGAATATTATTTTCCCTTAGCATACTGTATAAGCCCCAAAACACTACTGGACTACCTTCTTCTATAACCCTCCGGGCTGGAGTTAGTTTGGGCTTGGAAAACATTACCAACTCTTATTTggctgttgtgaaaataaaaggcTTTTACTTGGATTTTGACACAATACACAGCATATGTAAAGCAACCCAGAATCCAGAAGTATTAACttaatattttttcttcaaaattgcAATTGTGGTATTATcatgacattacattttggTTGGTGAAAAGATTATGCTTATGGTTAAAGAACTATGCTGCTGTGCAAAAGTGTGAAATTCTTACAATATAAACCCGTTTTTTACCAGGGCGACTGTGGCCGAGGGGGGTTGGTCAGTTAGGATGAAATATCATGTCTACAGCGTCCTGGCTAACATCGGTGCTGCCCTCCCCTGTATTTCTGATTGGTCCTCTGGGCTGCCTCGTGTCACTGGTCAGTCCATATCTATACCTACTAATCAATCTAGTATAATGCTGCATAAAACAGTGATACGTTGTAATTTATGAATCGTGTAGTTGAAAATGTATGCAAGGACAACAAAGAACAAGATAGGCCATTTTTAAAATTTACCATCAATGACCCCATTAAAAGGTTCAATCGTTCAGTTATTTTTCAGTGAAATAGTGATTCATGTTCACTAAGTTAGACTTTTTGAGTGCTTTTCAACCTTTAATTTCTGTGGCGGAATGgctcaaatgtcaaagtttagtcactTTGCTCAACCAGTTACTCAACTGTTTATCAGTATCTTGCCTTTTTTCAGGTTTACAGCACTATCTCGACCACCAATTTGCACCTCAAGCTAAAATACAATGATTTTTTCCTGATTCATGAAATCAATCAAGTTTGATTATTCAGCTTCTTGGGGACTCAATTAAATAGATACATTTATCATGAAATGTATCctttcttaatttaaaatgtcccCCCATCTGTGTTTAGATTGGTGAAATATTTCTTCAGTATCAATGCAAGAAAACGGAGCTAAAACGCAATATATATCCCAAAACATTGACAGACTTTTCAGTAGGGAACACAGTTTACATCAAACTAAATATATAGCATaaatagaacaaaataaaaatgtgtctcttaAAACCTTAATAacctaaaacctttttattaaagaacAAGCCTTGTATCAATTTGactaacattattatttaatctatttttcaTGTGtcccacacgcacacgcacacgcacacgcacacgtacacgcacacacacacacacacgcacacacccacacacgcacacacacacacacacacgcacacacccacacacacacacacagtctctcacCATGACCCAGAGCTGACGTTCAACCACAGCTTCATTGAGCCTCCTTCCTGTGGCTGGGTGACGGAGGGGTCGTCCTTTGACactgatgaggaggagggagaggcgCTCTACTGTGTCCCTCCAAGAGAAGGTAGGAACAGGGCTACACCCatttactgttaaaataaatgagagagaatgtgtgacgtcacccattggtttttGGACATCTGCTGAGTCGTTAAGTTTGCCGTTACGGCCGCAGCCATCTTAgttgcggatgtgacgatttgAGATGaaagggaggagtgagggaggagccatAGACTGTTGGGCGGTATTGACTGTGACATTAGCTGAGAGTTGGCCATACTGCTTACACTCtacgttacgttacacactttcactggcaatctggatgcaactgctgctgaaagctaGCCTGCATAATTCAAGGTGAGATTTAGCTTTTACAGCCGAACGCTGAATAAGACATTATTAGGCGACCAAAGTGGGACGGTCACCACAACGAAAGCGTGGTCAACCCCCAAAAATGAAGTTCACGTGCCATGGATAAGCTTTGCCAAACCtttgtcatgattgacaggccgGCTGCTTTgttcattaatatttacagt
This genomic window contains:
- the scarf1 gene encoding scavenger receptor class F member 1, giving the protein MELLLRALSALLCFSLSSQNLDPDGRNVCHNIRDPSTLVCCTGWRQEGKECTIPVCEGEQACQKDEICVYPGVCRCPAGYYGAHCKTRCPSEFWAPDCRQVCQCYPHGHCHPVTGECTCNSNRWGPLCQYTCKCARHGHCHPVHGNCTCDEGWWMSTCSKPCQCFIGGSVGPGCDQLTGRCQCNRGHWGMKCPISCNCFLSPCNERTGVCECESGWWGPSCDRRCNCDLTHSSCDQANGQCLCHAGYQGLFCSQPCEAGKYGSGCKMSCGYCKDNQLCSATDGACDACESGWNGTRCDHPCPAGSYGDGCQEKCPRCRNNEPCDPITGTCWRCDPGWTGPRCEEACSNRTFGDACSFLCSPCFHGNCHHVTGRCVCQPGFQGESCNSTCPNLQFGLNCSSICDCGEVGCDPVTGVCPNSGRAAVLAGVLVPLLLLLLAVLCCCLCCGGGPVDGKDRATVAEGGWSVRMKYHVYSVLANIGAALPCISDWSSGLPRVTVSHHDPELTFNHSFIEPPSCGWVTEGSSFDTDEEEGEALYCVPPREDIPSVAGGEFHEMSSKCNMFLDPSGFSSEDITSAFNIPRTSSIAKAKRPSVSFAEGTRFSPKERRGSAQDSGALPGHPRNKPKSPWGVLMLSALQSQGSAARTADEDGAEGEEGEDEVDVQATDNQESSCEAGDQEVDRTSSRATLQVPGASGRKWTMSNPAHKGTQLPTSASDAQVGVINKVTTVYVTVGKAGRPVSKTETSSEGPVQAMLRRLGSLQRQREQESGRPKPKGAEGITKPPRRKLGARASVWEEGGTPGSEVGICKPIRRKHASLNFSDTAGGNDTPSSESGTPKRPLSSNLQSVPELASADSGSDLRAEGGDLSTGKPQGTYLTVGPAGDAVSLTEVIANKGAVVSVIDEPCYENVIIKHS